A single region of the Anaerostipes rhamnosivorans genome encodes:
- a CDS encoding D-alanyl-D-alanine carboxypeptidase family protein: MKKFAKRLLVMLTAVVLATAGTVPAKAAQRGLATKEDTKADKPSINGVCGILMDAKTGKILYAKNIDKKSYPASITKILTTLVALENNDDLYSTVKFSSYAVNSIEPGSTHIGIKAGEEIPLIDVLYGIMLESANEACNGVAEHTSGSIKKFAALMNKKAKEIGCKGSHFMNPNGLHNDKHYVTARDMALITKAALQNPMFRKIACSSHYFMSGTNKEKKGRELWNHHKMVKQTMFLYKGVEGGKTGYTTRAGGTLVTFAKRGNTELISVILRGNGYELYRDTIKLFDYGFKNYKSVAPFSGLNCDLAQTQENPVTQMACRIAPYQLPLGGNLSDFSVLLTKDQSPSNLQVYTENNKIYASYDGEDLGSTPISY; encoded by the coding sequence ATGAAAAAATTTGCGAAACGATTACTGGTGATGCTTACGGCAGTCGTGCTGGCCACAGCGGGAACTGTGCCTGCCAAGGCAGCACAACGGGGCCTTGCCACCAAGGAAGATACGAAAGCGGATAAGCCTTCCATCAACGGGGTATGCGGGATACTGATGGACGCCAAGACCGGGAAGATTCTCTATGCTAAAAATATTGACAAGAAAAGCTATCCGGCCAGCATCACCAAGATCCTGACCACTTTGGTAGCCTTAGAAAATAATGACGATCTATATTCCACAGTGAAATTCTCCAGCTATGCTGTCAACAGCATTGAGCCGGGAAGCACTCATATCGGCATTAAGGCAGGGGAGGAGATCCCCCTGATCGATGTTTTATACGGCATTATGCTGGAATCGGCAAACGAGGCCTGCAATGGGGTTGCGGAACACACTAGCGGGAGCATCAAAAAGTTTGCTGCCCTGATGAACAAAAAAGCCAAGGAGATCGGATGCAAGGGATCTCATTTTATGAATCCGAACGGGCTCCACAATGACAAACACTACGTGACAGCCAGGGATATGGCATTGATCACAAAAGCGGCCCTTCAGAATCCTATGTTCAGAAAGATCGCATGTTCCTCCCATTACTTCATGTCTGGAACAAATAAAGAAAAGAAGGGCAGAGAACTCTGGAACCACCACAAGATGGTGAAACAAACCATGTTTTTGTATAAAGGCGTGGAGGGCGGAAAGACTGGTTATACCACCAGGGCCGGCGGAACACTGGTAACATTTGCGAAGCGCGGAAACACAGAGCTGATCTCTGTCATCCTTCGGGGAAATGGATACGAACTGTACCGGGATACGATCAAACTTTTTGATTATGGGTTTAAGAACTATAAGTCTGTAGCTCCGTTTTCAGGTTTGAACTGCGATCTTGCACAGACACAGGAAAACCCGGTGACCCAGATGGCATGCAGGATAGCTCCATATCAGCTTCCTCTGGGCGGCAATTTAAGTGACTTCTCAGTACTTTTGACAAAGGATCAGAGTCCTTCCAATCTGCAGGTTTACACTGAAAATAATAAAATCTATGCTTCCTATGACGGGGAAGATCTGGGATCAACCCCGATCAGCTATTAG